One window of the Nocardia huaxiensis genome contains the following:
- a CDS encoding methyltransferase, with translation MGDDPALVQSLRDMAWLATPMALRVAATLRLADHIPEFGATATELATSTATSAPALTRVLAHLVTLGVLTARDDTYHLTELGRQLRSDADNELLLELDINSAVGRAELAYVELEHAVRTGEAAYPRRYGRDFWSDLAEAPALRESFDAKMTRRIRAIAPQIARRYDWSRFTTVVDVGGGQGTVLSAILRQHPSVRGQLVDLPATATRAVEEFAASGLADRATVVAGSFFDPLPAGADAYLLSDILHDWDDAHARRILSRCAEAAGRTGTILIVEAIHGRGSHTAIDLTMLVFFGGRERTLDEFATLVGACGLYLKSVSEIAENRTLLEVSGEPNTP, from the coding sequence ATGGGAGACGACCCGGCGCTGGTTCAGTCGTTGCGGGACATGGCATGGCTGGCGACCCCGATGGCCTTGCGGGTCGCGGCGACGCTGCGGCTGGCCGATCACATTCCCGAGTTCGGAGCCACCGCAACGGAACTGGCCACAAGCACTGCCACCTCCGCGCCCGCCCTGACCCGGGTGCTCGCTCATCTGGTGACTCTGGGCGTCCTCACCGCTCGGGATGACACCTACCACCTCACCGAGCTGGGCCGGCAGCTGCGCTCCGACGCGGACAACGAACTGCTGCTCGAACTCGACATCAACTCCGCGGTCGGACGCGCCGAGCTGGCCTATGTGGAACTCGAGCACGCGGTGCGCACCGGCGAAGCGGCCTACCCGCGCCGCTACGGGCGGGACTTCTGGTCCGACCTCGCCGAGGCCCCCGCACTGCGGGAATCGTTCGACGCCAAGATGACTCGCCGAATCCGAGCCATCGCGCCGCAGATCGCGCGACGCTACGACTGGAGCCGGTTCACGACCGTCGTCGACGTCGGCGGCGGGCAAGGCACGGTATTGAGCGCGATCCTGCGGCAGCATCCCTCCGTGCGCGGGCAGCTGGTCGATCTGCCCGCCACGGCGACCCGAGCCGTCGAGGAGTTCGCCGCGTCCGGTCTCGCCGACCGCGCCACGGTCGTCGCGGGCAGCTTCTTCGATCCGCTGCCCGCCGGGGCCGATGCCTACCTGCTCAGCGACATACTCCACGACTGGGACGACGCCCACGCCCGCCGAATCCTCTCCCGCTGCGCCGAAGCGGCGGGCAGGACCGGAACCATTCTGATCGTCGAGGCCATCCACGGCCGCGGCTCGCACACCGCCATCGACCTGACCATGCTCGTGTTCTTCGGTGGCCGCGAACGCACCCTCGACGAGTTCGCCACCCTGGTCGGCGCCTGCGGTCTATACCTGAAATCCGTATCCGAGATCGCTGAGAACCGCACCCTGCTCGAAGTCAGCGGGGAACCGAACACGCCATGA